A single window of Paenibacillus sp. SYP-B4298 DNA harbors:
- a CDS encoding carbohydrate ABC transporter permease: protein MSSAALKLQESNRNYEIASRKQRRARIVYYLVMIMISLGTFYPLIWLLLSSFRENIDIFSTPFALPERINFQNWVDAWQIGNMSTYATNSVIVTSLTLVGILLFASMAAFAFSKLRFRGSGFMLLLFVFGLFMPLQSFFIAQSYMFEQLNLKDTHLGLILPYIGVGLPLAIFLLKAYLDSIPKELIEAARMDGCNDWILFQKIVFPLLLPSLATVGIFSALNTWNELLLAMLYIQNDALKTIPVGLLAFSSRYMTDYKLLFSALALITLPMIVLYIFFHRYIVAGLTEGAVK from the coding sequence GTGTCGAGTGCTGCCTTAAAGCTGCAAGAGTCCAATCGGAATTATGAGATCGCTTCCCGCAAGCAGAGGCGAGCCCGTATTGTGTATTATCTCGTGATGATTATGATCTCGCTGGGAACCTTCTATCCGCTGATCTGGCTGCTGCTGTCCTCGTTCCGGGAGAACATCGACATCTTCTCCACGCCCTTTGCTCTGCCGGAGCGCATCAACTTTCAGAACTGGGTGGATGCCTGGCAGATAGGCAATATGAGCACCTACGCGACCAATAGTGTGATCGTGACTTCACTGACGCTGGTGGGCATCCTGCTGTTCGCCAGCATGGCGGCCTTCGCCTTCAGCAAGCTGCGCTTCCGCGGCAGCGGGTTCATGCTGCTGCTGTTTGTCTTCGGGCTGTTCATGCCGCTGCAATCGTTCTTCATTGCCCAGAGCTATATGTTTGAACAGCTTAATCTGAAGGATACGCATCTGGGGCTGATCCTGCCGTATATTGGCGTCGGTCTGCCGCTGGCCATCTTCCTGCTGAAGGCGTATCTGGATTCCATCCCGAAGGAGCTGATCGAGGCTGCCCGGATGGATGGCTGCAATGACTGGATCTTGTTCCAGAAGATCGTGTTCCCGCTGCTGCTGCCTTCGCTTGCGACCGTCGGCATCTTCTCTGCGCTGAACACCTGGAATGAGCTGCTGCTCGCCATGCTCTACATTCAGAATGATGCGTTGAAGACGATTCCTGTCGGCCTGCTGGCCTTCTCCAGCCGCTACATGACCGACTACAAGCTGCTGTTCTCGGCGCTGGCGCTCATTACGCTTCCTATGATCGTGCTGTATATTTTCTTCCATCGGTATATCGTGGCCGGGTTGACAGAGGGCGCGGTCAAATAG